Genomic window (Nitrospirales bacterium LBB_01):
TGTTGCATAGTACCATCTGTTGGTAGTGGGTCATTTTGAGTTTGATTTTAGAAACTTATTTTATTTGCCAAGTGCGTTAAGAAGAATATTCAAGCATTTATCAAAATCTTTTTTTATGTCATATTCCCATAACCTAATAACAATCCAGCCGTCATTTATTAGGATTTGACTAACAGCTTTGTCTCGTTGCCGGTTACGTTCAATTTTGTTTTTCCAATATTCAATATTTGTTTGAGGCATAATAAACCGCTTAGGGTGACCGTGCCAAAAGTCAGAATCTATGAACACAGCAATTTTCCTTCTCCTAAAAACAATATCTGGTTTTCCGGTAATTGATTTTGCATGACTTGCGAAATAAATTTTTCTTCTTCTTAATTCACGCATTATCAATAGCTCCGGCGCAGTTCCAGTGGAGCGGATATTTTGCATGTTTTTACGGCGTTGTTCTCTGGTAAGATTATCCATTATGGGCGGAAACAGAAAAATCCATGAAATAAGTTTCATCATCTATTTTGTAGAAATCAACATCAGTGCGGCCATATCTCATAAGGTCATCTTTGGTAACAAATGCGCCATTTGGAAGGCCAAGCCGGTTCCTAAAATATTCACCGATTAGGCTGTTCTTCTGAGGGGTTTCAATTGCGTGACCCTGTTTGTCTTTTTGTGCACGCGTACATATAAGTGTCTTGTCATCATCAGTTAGGACAGTAAATGGTATAGAGCGTACAGGGAAAAAATCACTTTTATATACTTCTGGACGCAGTTGAATATAAGCTTCGTTCTTATTTCTTTTTGAAAGTTTATCTTGACGAAAACCCCAGTTAAGCCCTGCTGTTTTCTGGACATTGCCTTCATGGTCAAGCAGAGGAACCCTGACAGGAGGTAAGTTCTGGAAATCAGTTTTTTCATAAGTAATTGGTTGTGTGCCTTGCTTTTCTATTATCTCTTTATTTCTGAGGCTGTAATTTGTATCGC
Coding sequences:
- a CDS encoding NgoFVII family restriction endonuclease, with amino-acid sequence MITKNLFDKVLVDPVKKGADTLYVVSGYATANMTVHHFNFLKKNYSKQININLIVGMCPYDGIAVSNHKAFQQLARVDFHDHFECSYIFNPPQVHSKAYTWFQGKNPFSGFVGSANYTQNAFSKSQRELLIPCDPKLGFDYFQSLISDSIYCTHNEIENFVKIYRDTNYSLRNKEIIEKQGTQPITYEKTDFQNLPPVRVPLLDHEGNVQKTAGLNWGFRQDKLSKRNKNEAYIQLRPEVYKSDFFPVRSIPFTVLTDDDKTLICTRAQKDKQGHAIETPQKNSLIGEYFRNRLGLPNGAFVTKDDLMRYGRTDVDFYKIDDETYFMDFSVSAHNG
- a CDS encoding very short patch repair endonuclease, translating into MDNLTREQRRKNMQNIRSTGTAPELLIMRELRRRKIYFASHAKSITGKPDIVFRRRKIAVFIDSDFWHGHPKRFIMPQTNIEYWKNKIERNRQRDKAVSQILINDGWIVIRLWEYDIKKDFDKCLNILLNALGK